A genomic window from Thermoanaerobaculia bacterium includes:
- a CDS encoding HU family DNA-binding protein, with product MAKAMTKSQIADHLAKKTGVTKRVSTQFLEELAALAHKEAKNSFTIPGLGKMVLVNRKARMGRNPATGEPIKIAAKRVVKFRVAKAAKDAILGPKK from the coding sequence ATGGCCAAAGCGATGACCAAATCCCAGATCGCCGATCATCTCGCGAAGAAGACCGGGGTCACGAAGAGAGTGTCGACCCAGTTCCTCGAGGAGCTCGCCGCTCTCGCTCACAAGGAAGCGAAGAACTCGTTCACGATCCCCGGACTGGGAAAGATGGTCCTCGTCAACCGGAAGGCGCGGATGGGCCGGAATCCCGCGACGGGCGAGCCGATCAAGATCGCGGCGAAGCGCGTCGTGAAGTTCCGCGTCGCGAAGGCGGCCAAGGACGCGATCCTGGGCCCCAAAAAGTAA